In Mus pahari chromosome 12, PAHARI_EIJ_v1.1, whole genome shotgun sequence, the genomic window ATGCCCGACCCATGGGCCTTGGTGGATGAAATGGGGTGGTCAGTGGTATGCAGAGGGTTGTACAAGCCAGATGCAGGGCATCCCAGTATCCTCTGGGTTCTGCTTCTCTGTTGCCACCTTCCTTGCCCCAAGCATAAAGAGTTACTTTGGTTTTCAACCTATGGGTTACAACCCCTTAGGGAGTAGAACAAAACTTTCGTATGTGGTCACTTAAGACCATCCCGAACACagatttacattgtgattcataacagtagcaaaattacagttacaaagtagcaaggaaaataatgatATGGTTGGGGGtgaccacaacataaggaactgtattctAAGGtcgcagcattaagaaggttgagaaccactgagttagcTGTTCTGCTAGGGCTCAGACCTGCCCCCCTCTACTGCCATGCCTTGCCCCTGCCCTGAACTTGGGTTAcatcctctccccccaccccggcTGCATGGGGACCTGTGCTTACACATCTGGGAGAATTCTGGACTTAGGGAGCTGGCTCAGAAATAGGGTCCTCTGGTTGACTCCATGAGAGCCAGCTCTCTTAGCTTATCATCACATACCTGGGCTTGGTACACTCAATCAGTCTTTATTAGAGCATAGCTGTGAACTTGAGGGACAGTGACCTTTTCTTAGTCTCTCTGGAGGGCACAGGTCAGAAGATGACAGCCAGGGCAATGCTCTGTAAACCAGAACTGCAGAAAGCTGAGGGCCTTAGGAAAGATGGGTGCATGTAGGGGGTGTAGGAGCTGGCCAGTGTGGGAAGAGGTAGCATCTGGAGTCTTGAAAGCAGCTCCACGAATCACTTCTGAGAAAGGGCCTAGTTCAGTACTAAGGACGGAGGCAACCGCAGGGCTGTTCATGAAGCATGGGTGGTAGCCAGGCCTGCAGGGGATGCTGGGGCAACCTCTGGAGCCCTCCCTTCTGAGGCCACCATGACTGGCCAGgagttagattttttttagatCACTTCTCAGGAAACGTTtgctaaatgaaaaaagaaataagaagccCATTAGGGATATGTGGAGGCCACAGGGCAGGCATGACTGGCTGGGTCAGAAGTCATTGCGCTTAGAGGTGAGAGGCATATACCTGACTCTGTCCACCTCTAAGCCTGGGGTGGGCATAGTGggcaggagtttgaggtcatGCCTGCTCTCCTGGGGTCCCTCTGGGCTtgagctgcctcagtttcttcattagtCACTGAACAGCTGTTTCCCTCAGATCATGGTGCCATTGTTTGATTTTCCACTTCCGATCCCCAAACTACCCCAGACCCCAAACACAAACTTCCCTTTTTGAATTGCCACTGCCTTGCCTTCCGGTCCAGACCACAGGAAGATGTGCAGGTGGAGGCGgagtgtgtgtcctgtgtgggCTTGTGGGAACTGATGGAGCTAGCAGAGCTCTCTTGGGACATGCAGCTCTGGGAATGGGGGGAAGCCAGGGACCAGGCAGCCGAGCCAGGGGAGGAAGTTTCCCTGGCTTTCTGGTTGAGAGAGGCTTCCTTCCTGGAGCTGGTGTAAACTAGGTCAGAGTTTCTTTCTCCAACTCCACGTGAGTACCATTTGGGGCCAAGCTGCTCTGCACTAAGGTTTTGGGAACTATCCTATGCCTTGAAGGGTACAGAGCAGAATCTTTGGACTCTGCCTGCCGAGTGTGGCCAGGTGCATAGTTGCACCCACTTGAGACCTAGTGATCAAAGGTCAGGGAATGGAGCACCCTGGGCAGAAAGAACTATGTGATCAAAAGTCTGGGCCCAGAAGGAGAGTGGAAGGCACATGGTTGGAAAGGAATGAGCGGGAATGGGGAAGCACTCGGGCACATTCTGTGTGCTGATTGCAAGAGTGGACGGGGAGCCAGCTGAGAGGGAGCCGGGCAGTTCAGACACTAGAGACTGTGAAGATTAAGAATCAGAGGATGCTCCCCCTCTCTGCCTGGAGCTCCCCTGAAGACTGGCACAGGCAATGAGGATGGTATTCCTTGGTCATGAGGCCTGGTTCCTGGACATCCCAGGGCATTGATTGGCTGCCTGTGCCCTTTAGGCATACCTGATTCCTGGTAGCCTCCATGGTTGAGTGAGAACCATTTCTAACTAAGAGAATTATTACTCAAGGATGCAGCAGGTCCCATCACGTTTGGAGTGTGACTCTTACAGTGCCATCTTCTTGGGTGACGTGAATGGCAAGACTTTGGACATTTATGGTTTCCTCAGTGTAGGTTGTGCCTGGTCTGTGCAGGACATGCCTATGGGGTCTTTATCCCTCTCACTATTCTAGTGCCCACTGCTGACAAGCACCAGTAAGAAAGCAGGTgcctggccaggcagtggtggcgcacgcctttaatcccagcacttgggaggcagaggcaggcggatttctgagttcgaggccagcctggtctacagagtgagttccaggacagccagggctatacagagaaaccctgtctcgaaaaacgaaacaaaacaaaacaaaaaaaaaaaaaaaaaaaaaaagaaagcaggtgcCTGTAAGAGACTGGAGCAGCCCGCTGCTGGCTTCGGCACCTGGGAGGCCTCAGTAGCAAAGCTTGGGTCTAGCAATCCTTGGGGCTGTGGCTGGCTAAGCTCTGGGGTACTGTTTAAGAGGAAAGCTGGAGTTCAGGGTGTCCGGGCCTTGGGTGCATCCTACAACCTCTCTCTCCTTTACCACTCGCTACCTTGGCTAAGCATGAGGACTGGGACAGTGACCTGGAGTTGTCGGAGATCCAGGAGCTGGGAACGGCTCAGCTCTCCATGTCCTGGCACCACTCCCTCAGCATGCATGAGTCCAGCTGGCACTCTTAACAGGGTGCTGCACCAggctctccctcctgccttcaGAGGCCTAGCGATGCTGCTCCCCCCGTGGTGAATGCTCATAGCACCTGGTCCCTTGTGCTCTGGTGCGATCATACCTGGACATTTGAGAGTGTTGCCCTCTTGGTAATTTGGTTTCTGTACTAGACGGTAAGCTATATACAGAAGGAGCTAGCTCCCTCATCCAtccctcctgtcttccctgaAGCTTCCCCAGTGCCTATGTCTTCCAGGACCTGTTTGTCTGCCCTACATCCATAGACATAGAAAAATGGGGTCTTCACAGACAAGCTGTGGCTACATGGGGCAAATCTGTCTGCTGTTGGGACTTTTCCCCTGGGTTCTAGAAACTCCGACGCTGGAGACCTTGAAGGTTGAGACGTTTTGTGTTACCTGATTCTTCCACAGGAGCTGATGCTGTCTGCTTCTGGATTCTTCCTTTCTAGCCTTCTGGACCAGTACTGGATACACACTTGTAGCTCATACCTGTGATCCTAAGGCTCAGAAGGCCAAGGCTagagaatcatgagtttgagatagtctgggatacagagtgagcctctgtctcaaagacaaacaaaaaacaatgtatACCTTCAGCAGATGCAGATTCGTGGCCAGTCCTCCTGTAGCCTCTGCCTCAACTGCCATATGCCCATTTCCCTTTCCACACACAGCGGAAGCATCTGGGTGTCAGAAGTTGCTGGGGGAAGTAGGCTGGGTAAGCATCTGGGCAGTCACAGTGGAAAGCCAATCCCATGTTTGTCACTGGGTTGTCCCCTACAGAGCCCCTTGTATAGTCTCTCCTGGCTTTGTCTTTCAGGACTGTCCTGTGCAGCCCGAATTCCAGCCTCGTTGAGCCAGGCACACCAAGAGCTTTCCACCAAAGAAGCCCCTCCAAGCACTGACCATGTCAATTATGGACCACAGCCCCACGACCGGGGTGGTCACGGTCATTGTCATCCTCATCGCCATAGCTGCCCTGGGGGCCTTGATCCTGGGCTGCTGGTGCTACCTGCGGCTGCAGCGCATCAGCCAGTCAGAGGATGAGGAGAGCATCGTGGGTGATGGCGAGACAAAGGAGCCCTTTCTACTGGTGCAGTACTCTGCCAAGGGGCCATGTGTGGAAAGAAAGGCCAAGTTGATGACCGCCAACAGCCCAGAAGTGCATGGCTGAGCTGGGCTGCGAAGGCCAAGGCCATGGTTCTGTTTGCAGCCAGCCCAGAAGCACCGAGAGGGCAGAAGCAGACATGTTGCTATGTGAGAGGGGTTGACACTTGCTGGCATGGTCTCCTCGGGCTTTGTCATCGCATGCACTGGCTCCAGGTCCCAGCTCTTCTGGCCTTCCCCCTCCGCCTCCTGGTGGGCTGTCCATTGCAGGCAGTGGGCAGGCCTGACCTTGCTGGGGCTCCTGGCCCCTTAGCGCTTTCCTTACTTGAATGTTTTAGCTGAGCCTGTTTTTTGATGGAGCTACTACTGTAATGCGTGAACTAACCAACCTGTGAACTGTAAATAGGCCCGGAAGCACGTGCTTAAGCCTTtttgctgatttaaaaaaaaaaaacaaacaaaccagatggAGCCCGTGGACTGGTTTGATAATGACTGTACTCACGTGAGCTGAGGTATGACCATGGAGGGTCTTCGACTGGTCAGGCCCCAGTTGCCCTTGGTAGGGTGCACTGAGGTCTTAGCTATGCGTATGGAAAGAAGGTAAAAGGTTAAGAAGCTGAGGTATTGGGGTGATCTCAGCTTGCTTCGTACTGGAGGAAACCCacacccctccctttctctaaCTTCAGCATTGTTAAAAGAGCAGTGTGTGTAGATGGCAGAGTCACTGCAAGGAAGCTGTTGCACTTGCTTGGAAACCTGTGAAGGATGagacctcctgagtcctgagggtTGCCAGGCAGCTCAGCGGAGCAGTCTCTTGCCCTTTGGTTTTGAGCATGCCCAGTACACCCCTTCAGCACAGGCTTTGCAGAATCtgctctggtcctctgcagacaccagagcCTGTGGTGGCTACTTGAAGTCTGAAACCCAGTTGGCCCAAGAAggcaaggttttgtttttgtatttaatattttctgcactggaatgggggttgggggtaggggtgccTCCCCCCCATgactccccccccacacctttTCACAAGTgagcttcctttcttctccagtgGGTTTCACTTTGATTCTTGGGGCTTGGTTATCAGAGCCTCCTGACCCAGCTCTCAAGGCATAGAAGGTCATTTCTATTGTGCACATAGCATACAAGAGTCACCAGGAGTTCACGTTCAGGGCCTGGTTCTCACAGGTAAGGGAGCACGTCTCCAGGATATTTCTTATGTCTATCAGCTTGCTAGGATGTTAATCCCATCACCATAAGCATTCTGAACCATTATGATTAAACCTGACTATGCTGGTACCCTTGGTGATGAGTAGGTAGCCAGCTAGCCCTGGCAGCAGAGAGCTTCAGGCTAGTCTGGAGACAGCTTGCAGAGCATGTGAAACTAATCCATTACCTAGAACCCAAGGGAGGAGCTGTAGGGAAGGAACACTTCTTTTTAGCAGTGTATGCCAatatggggttgggggaggcagaTGTTAAGAAACACCTTAGTTACACAGAGGTAGTCAAGGACGGACTGGCCATGGGCAGGGGCTGCTAAGGCTGTCTTGGCTGTGTGTTAGTCCTGGGAGCAGTGACTCTGTAGGTCTAGGAGGGAAACAGAAGGTATCAAAGGATCTGCCTGGAGTTGGCCGAGGCTGAGGGGTTTTACTTATTCCCACCCCACATCCACCTTTCTACCTCCTACGTCTTGCAGCCAGCAGCCTAAACACTGCTGATCCTTTTTCTCTGCCATCATGGAGCCAAGGCCAGCTTGGATCTACACCAAAATTTGAGCTGGTTCATCGCTGCACGGTCAGATGCAGGCCGCAGCTTGTACTATGCTGATAAAGTTGGTTTTTCAAACAGACATCATCACATTCTTATCAGTTACACTTTGGGGGGGTCTTTCAAATTTGAGTCAGTCCATCTAGAGAGGGATGAGTAAGTTCAGGCACTGTGGGGTAGAACTGTTGAACAACCGTGCAAGTCTTCCCTGTCCTTGGTTATCATTGGCTACCTTTTTAAGTGTGCACCAGAGTCATGCACTCCAATGGTTAATAAGTCATAACTTCTCTTCGATTTTTTCCCAATAGTGTAGCTATTGTGGGTCAGGACCAGGTCTTCTGATGAGTAAGAAGCTAGCCTCTCATCCTGGGGAGCTTGCAGAAACTCCGAGGCTAAGCCACTGAAGCAAGAACTAACTTTCCTAGATATATATATGTTCAAACGGACTGTGCTACTGTTGTGTCTCAAAGCTACCAGTTTGTGCAATAAGTGGAAGGGATGCCATTCCTGATCAATAAATGCTAAATGACATTCAAGTTCATTTTGTAGACCACTGAGAAAGATCTTTATTTAcaataaatttcaataaaatttgcATAACTATATTCCCAATGTACAGTCTTCACCTCTGGCTCCTCCATCTCATTCAAAAGTTAGTCTGTCCTATTCTCATGCTTCCTCTCTGAAGCCAAAGTAGAGCTGGTGGTAGAGGGTGGAGGGGTGTCACCAGGTAACTGGGTTGCACCCACGGACTTGGAGTGGTTCGGGTGAGCCTTTCCCAGAGGGGCTGGTTCCTTAGCCCCACCTTGGCCCTCCAGCTCCCTCTCCATAGTGGCCACAAGGATCTTGAGCCATGTGTGCTCAGGGAGGGGGTTCCCTGTGGCTCTGGCCAGCTCTTGGAGCTCTCGAGCCTTCTTTAAATACAGAGCCTGCAGTTTCTGGCTGTGGCGCCGGAGTAGCCTGTGTTGTTGCTCCAGGGTCCGCTGCCGGCGCATCAGGCGGTGCCCATCCCTGCGGGCACTAAAGAGCCGGCCCTCCACCTGCTCCTGTGTACGGCGTAGGTTGTTCATCTCAGATCTCAGCTTCTGCATTGCATTTTCCACGTGAGAGATGTGTTCACGCTGCAGGACTGCCTTGCTCTGGACACATTCTTGGGTAGGAGGGCTGATGCCAAGGTcctggggggcagaggcagggtctgAGTGATGCAGAATGAACCGCAGCAGATTCGGGAGGGTGATAGGGAGGTCTCCAGGGTATTTCACACTTAGATCCTTtctggagaggaagggaaagtcaAAAGTGAGGGTCTCAATAGGCACAATAGAGACAAATGGGACTGGATGTAAGACTGGCCATTCTGACCAAAAAAAGATGCTGGTTTCTTGCTGAAAGGCAGGCAGTGCTGCCTGGGCAAGTGGTTCTTTGTGGAGTTGAGGAGCCCCACAGACTTGCACTGCAGTTATTAAGGCCATTTGAATAAAGTGTATCTGTTCCTAAGGACAGAGCTGTTTCTGTACTCAACCTTCAGAGAGATAAGCATGCTTAGGCCTAAGCCCCAAACCAGTGCATGGGGACGGGGAAGAATGTTGTCGCTCTGTGTGAGCTACAAAGCCGGTGAACACAGTCCTGGGACAGGGCTGTCCTCAGTTACCATGACAATTAAGAGTGCTCAGTAcaacttaaaatacaaacaaaaccagcaacaGTACACACTTAATGTACAGTATCTACAGCAGAGTGTTCTTAACTGAGGGGACTGTACTCCAGAGAGGGGacactggcctcaaacctggACAGTTGCTACGGCCAGTGTATCAACCAAAGGTCTAAGTAGTTACAGCTACTCATCTTACAGCTCAATCCTGACAGCACAGAGTTGACGATGGTGACATTGAAAGGGGTCCCTACATCTTCCATGTTCTAATGCAGAACTTGTCATCTAATTGCCCAGCCTCCTAACTTTCTCTCACAGTACTGTGCATAGGCAGTCTAGCCACTGTAACTCAAACATGTCTTTCTGCAGTTCTCCCTTAGCTAGTCAACAGGCAGGGACCAGTTCCCTCGGAGAGTAAGGAACAGAGCTGACAGGACCCCAAAGGCAGCATCTATGCTCCACTGCTCAGTGCCATCTGTTCTCAGACAAATGGCTTGAGCTCTGTAAAATGGGGTGGGAGTGTCCTGTGCCTCACATGGCTGTTGCAAGGGTTAAGTGAGTGTTGAACACAAGCTTTTTTAATCCTTGAACTGCATTTTTAATCCTTATGGCATCATACATAATCCCTCAAGCAAGAATATCACAGTTTGAAacaagcctgggctatatagtaaaactatatctcaaaaaagaaaaaaaaaattgcattgttCTTTAATATACCAAcgaagttggggctggagagatggcttagtggttaagactGCTGGCTGCTTTTttcagagaatctgggttcaatttccagcaccaacatagtggctcacaactgtctaaaatttcagctccaggagatttgatgccctaTTTGGGCCTCTGAGAGTACTGTACATACATGCTGCACAGATACAGgtaggtaaaacacacacacatatgatttttttttttttttaattaaaaagccttgcatgttggcacacacctttaatctcagcattagggagacagaggcaggtggatctctatcaGTTTGAAgctaagcctggtctacagagctcaTTTGAAGCCAGCAAGGCTACTTaaagagaccctatttcaaaaaaccaaaataaataaaattaaacaaaattaaaaatggaaaggggAATATGCATTGACTGAAAACTTGTATAACCTTTCCACACACAAATCCAGAAGCCAAATACCTAAACATGACAGAACATATTCTATTAATAGATAACACTCTTCCTATCAAAAATCACTAGAGACTTAATTAGATATGCCAAACTACATATGGTGACCCACACTGGTAAccctagcacttaagaggcaagaggaagaacacaagtttgaagctagcctggactacactgtAAGATCCTATCTCACAGCAAAAAAGAAACTAAGTTATAGACCTCTTTATGTAATGTTTATAGGGGGGCTCTAGGTAGCTTTTTATGATTTTAAGACTTTCATGTAACAAAACAGGAAGAATTTGTTTACATGGGCTGTATTTATTAATTTGGTAAGTGCTCTCAACAGTAGAAGAAAGGCACCCAGACTGAGTCTGGAGTGGTCCTTCATTCTATCAAGCAGCAAAGGGCCAAGTGGCGGTGCAGCGTTCCATCAAAACTGACAGCTCAGCATGTCCTGGAGGTGTTACAGAGTGAGACTGGTCAACAGGATGCTAAGTTTGGGGCAATACTGTAGTTCCCAGGAATGCTCTCATACCTTCTATTTACTTTTTGTTATGCTTTGGTTTGGGAGACACAGTCGTATACTATagctttggctagcctggaacatactatgtagaccaggctaccctcaaacagAGGTCcaaatgcctctgcctcttgagtattCATTCAAATTAGAGCCGTGCACCACACACCCAGCCCATACCtttattaaaaggaaattttagttatttatttttttcaagttgagatttctcagtatagccctggccatcctagagattgctgtgtggaccaggctggttaAAACCTCAAGagatgtctgcctctgcttcccaagtactaggattaaagaagtgtgccaccaccacctggcagatacaatttttttttttctttaaaagatcaaaatgttggatttatttgtttggagacaggattttttggtttttggctgt contains:
- the Snn gene encoding stannin — encoded protein: MSIMDHSPTTGVVTVIVILIAIAALGALILGCWCYLRLQRISQSEDEESIVGDGETKEPFLLVQYSAKGPCVERKAKLMTANSPEVHG